The following nucleotide sequence is from Pasteurella multocida.
AGGTGCCTCCATTCGCTATGGGCATTTTGATAAAGTACTTGATAAATTTGTGAAAAAACAGACCGCACTTTTGAGCCAAAAGCCAAATGCATTTTTTGCAGTTAATCTTACCGCGCGTAAAGCTGGAAAAGATACGCCAGAAACGAATGTCTATGTCAGAAAATTTTTACAGCGTATTGATTGGCAACCGCATTTAGCGGCGGTTTTTGCTGGAGCATTATATTATCCACGCTATTCTTTTTTTGATCGTACAATGATTCGCTTGATTATGAAAATCACAGGTGGAGAAACAGATACCAGCAAAGAAATTGAATACACTGATTGGCAGAAAGTTGAATTTTTCACAGAGCAATTTGAGAAGCTTAAATAAAGTACATGTTTTGTTTGTTTTTATAGCGGAAAAATCATTTTTGGTTAATAAAAGAGCTGTCAGTAAAAAAAATGAAAAAAGCGCTTGCGTGAAAATCTGAAATCCCTATAATGCACCTCCGCACCGCAAGGGAGGCAAGCGAAAGGAAAGCGTAATGCTTTTTGTTGTTTTAAAAGGTAAGCAGTCTTTAAAATAAAATGGCTTGACATAGAATAGAGATTTGATTATCATTTTCGTCCTTGCTTAGTGCAACGTTCTTTAACAATCTAACAGACAATCTGTGTGGGCACTTGTTGATTGATTTCATTTAAAAAATTTTAAATTTGAAGTCTTAATAGGTGCTTAATACTGAAAATTCATGATACTTTTGAAGTAAATGTAAACTTTTAGCTAAGCAGTTTATTGAGCGATTGAACTTTGAATTGAAGAGTTTGATCATGGCTCAGATTGAACGCTGGCGGCAGGCTTAACACATGCAAGTCGAACGGTAGCAGGAAGAAAGCTTGCTTTCTTTGCTGACGAGTGGCGGACGGGTGAGTAATGCTTGGGAATCTGGCTTATGGAGGGGGATAACTGTGGGAAACTGCAGCTAATACCGCGTATTCTCTGAGGAGGAAAGGGTGGGACCTTAGGGCCACCTGCCATAAGATGAGCCCAAGTGGGATTAGGTAGTTGGTGGGGTAAAGGCCTACCAAGCCTGCGATCTCTAGCTGGTCTGAGAGGATGACCAGCCACACTGGAACTGAGACACGGTCCAGACTCCTACGGGAGGCAGCAGTGGGGAATATTGCGCAATGGGGGGAACCCTGACGCAGCCATGCCGCGTGAATGAAGAAGGCCTTCGGGTTGTAAAGTTCTTTCGGTAATGAGGAAGGGATGTTGTTAAATAGATAGCATCATTGACGTTAATTACAGAAGAAGCACCGGCTAACTCCGTGCCAGCAGCCGCGGTAATACGGAGGGTGCGAGCGTTAATCGGAATAACTGGGCGTAAAGGGCACGCAGGCGGACTTTTAAGTGAGATGTGAAATCCCCGAGCTTAACTTGGGAACTGCATTTCAGACTGGGAGTCTAGAGTACTTTAGGGAGGGGTAGAATTCCACGTGTAGCGGTGAAATGCGTAGAGATGTGGAGGAATACCGAAGGCGAAGGCAGCCCCTTGGGAATGTACTGACGCTCATGTGCGAAAGCGTGGGGAGCAAACAGGATTAGATACCCTGGTAGTCCACGCTGTAAACGCTGTCGATTTGGGGATTGGGCTATATGCTTGGTGCCCGAAGCTAACGTGATAAATCGACCGCCTGGGGAGTACGGCCGCAAGGTTAAAACTCAAATGAATTGACGGGGGCCCGCACAAGCGGTGGAGCATGTGGTTTAATTCGATGCAACGCGAAGAACCTTACCTACTCTTGACATCCTAAGAAGAGCTCAGAGATGAGTTTGTGCCTTCGGGAACTTAGAGACAGGTGCTGCATGGCTGTCGTCAGCTCGTGTTGTGAAATGTTGGGTTAAGTCCCGCAACGAGCGCAACCCTTATCCTTTGTTGCCAGCGATTCGGTCGGGAACTCAAAGGAGACTGCCAGTGACAAACTGGAGGAAGGTGGGGATGACGTCAAGTCATCATGGCCCTTACGAGTAGGGCTACACACGTGCTACAATGGTGCATACAGAGGGCAGCGAGAGTGCGAGCTTGAGCGAATCTCAGAAAGTGCATCTAAGTCCGGATTGGAGTCTGCAACTCGACTCCATGAAGTCGGAATCGCTAGTAATCGCAAATCAGAATGTTGCGGTGAATACGTTCCCGGGCCTTGTACACACCGCCCGTCACACCATGGGAGTGGGTTGTACCAGAAGTAGATAGCTTAACCTTCGGGGGGGCGTTTACCACGGTATGATTCATGACTGGGGTGAAGTCGTAACAAGGTAACCGTAGGGGAACCTGCGGTTGGATCACCTCCTTACCTAAAATGGAACGACTGCAAGTGTTCACACAGATTGTTTGGTAGATTGTGTCAATGAAGAGACAAAAAACCGAAATCCTTTTGGGTCTGTAGCTCAGGTGGTTAGAGCGCACCCCTGATAAGGGTGAGGTCGGTGGTTCAAGTCCACTCAGACCCACCACTCAAGCGAAAGCAAAAGAGTGAAGCGAAAAGGGATGACGGCGCATTGTAATGATGTGAATGGGGATATAGCTCAGCTGGGAGAGCGCCTGCCTTGCACGCAGGAGGTCAGCGGTTCGATCCCGCTTATCTCCACCAAATCATCATTGCTAAGTGTTTTGTGTAAATGGCATTAGTCTGGATAGGTTAATGGTTTTTACATTAAGAATATTTAGCAATGATGAGCGAAAAATGGCGAAGCCATTTTGACTTGTCTTTATTGTTCTTTAAAAAATTGGAAACAAGCTGAAAAACTGAAGAGATTTTCGAAAGAAAGTCTGAGTAGAAAAAATCTTGCATGAAAAAAGGCATGCAAGTGTTTAGCGTTTAAACACAACATCAAGGTGATGAAACTTGATTAATGCATTAGCAAAGGTTAATGGATTAATTGAGATTAAGTAAGAATACTTGAGGTTGTATGGTTAAGTGACTAAGCGTACAGGGCGGATGCCTTGGCAATCAGAGGCGATGAAGGACGTGCTAATCTGCGAAAAGCTTGGATGAGTCGATAAGAGGCGTTTAATCCAAGATGTCCGAATGGGGAAACCCGATGGATGAAGAATCCATCATTTCATGGTGAATACATAGCGATGAAAGGCGAACCGGGAGAACTGAAACATCTAAGTACCCCGAGGAAAAGAAATCAACCGAGATTCTGTGAGTAGCGGCGAGCGAAAGCGGAAGAGCCAGTAAGTTTTAGCTAGCATATTAGAGGAATTGGCTGGGAAGCCAAATCAAAGAGGGTGATAATCCCGTACTCGAAAGTATGTTAGTGGAACTAAGCTTACGATAAGTAAGGCGGGACACGAGAAATCCTGTTTGAAGATGGGGGGACCATCCTCCAAGGCTAAATACTCCTGATTGACCGATAGTGAACCAGTACTGTGAAGGAAAGGCGAAAAGAACCCCGGTGAGGGGAGTGAAATAGAACCTGAAACCCTGTACGTACAAGCAGTAGGAGCGAGGGCAACCTTGTGACTGCGTACCTTTTGTATAATGGGTCAGCGACTTATATTTTGTAGCGAGGTTAACTGAATAAGGGAGCCGAAGGGAAACCGAGTCTTAACTGGGCGTTGAGTTGCAAGGTATAGACCCGAAACCCGGTGATCTAGCCATGGGCAGGTTGAAGGTTGGGTAACACTAACTGGAGGACCGAACCGACTAATGTTGAAAAATTAGCGGATGACTTGTGGCTGGGGGTGAAAGGCCAATCAAACCGGGAGATAGCTGGTTCTCCCCGAAATCTATTTAGGTAGAGCCTTGAGCGGACACCTTCGGGGGTAGAGCACTGTTTCGGCTAGGGGTCCATCCCGGATTACCAACCCGATGCAAACTGCGAATACCGAAGAGTGATACTCAGGAGACACACGGCGGGTGCTAACGTTCGTCGTGGAGAGGGAAACAACCCAGACCGCCAGCTAAGGTCCCGAAGTCTATATTAAGTGGGAAACGAAGTGGGAAGGCTTAGACAGCTAGGATGTTGGCTTAGAAGCAGCCATCATTTAAAGAAAGCGTAATAGCTCACTAGTCGAGTCGGCCTGCGCGGAAGATGTAACGGGGCTCAAATATAGCACCGAAGCTGCGGCATCAGAATTTATTCTGTTGGGTAGGGGAGCGTTGTGTAAGCGGATGAAGGTGGCTCGAGAGGGTTGCTGGACGTATCACAAGTGCGAATGCTGACATAAGTAACGATAAAACGAGTGAAAAACTCGTTCGCCGGAAGACCAAGGGTTCCTGTCCAACGTTAATCGGGGCAGGGTGAGTCGGCCCCTAAGGCGAGGCTGAAAAGCGTAGTCGATGGGAAACGGGTTAATATTCCCGTACTTGGATAAACTGCGATGTGGGGACGGAGAAGGTTAGGTTAGCAGACTGTTGGATGTCTGTTTAAGGTGGTAGGTGGAAGACTTAGGCAAATCCGGGTCTTTATAAACACTGAGAGCTGATGACGAGGTCTTAAGGGACTGAAGTAACTGATACCCTGCTTCCAGGAAAAGCCACTAAGCTTCAGGTTTATCTAAACCGTACTGAAAACCGACACAGGTGGTCAGGTAGAGAATACTCAGGCGCTTGAGAGAACTCGGGTGAAGGAACTAGGCAAAATAGCACCGTAACTTCGGGAGAAGGTGCGCTTACAGTAATTGTAGTCCCTCGCGGATGAAGGTGAAGTAAGTCGAAGATACCAGCTGGCTGCAACTGTTTATTAAAAACACAGCACTCTGCAAACACGAAAGTGGACGTATAGGGTGTGATGCCTGCCCGGTGCTGGAAGGTTAATTGATGGTGTTATCGAAAGAGAAGCTCCTGATCGAAGCCCCAGTAAACGGCGGCCGTAACTATAACGGTCCTAAGGTAGCGAAATTCCTTGTCGGGTAAGTTCCGACCTGCACGAATGGCATAATGATGGCCAGGCTGTCTCCACCCGAGACTCAGTGAAATTGAAATCGCCGTGAAGATGCGGTGTACCCGCGGCTAGACGGAAAGACCCCGTGAACCTTTACTATAGCTTGACACTGAACATTGAATTTTGATGTGTAGGATAGGTGGGAGCCTTTGAAGCAGTGACGCCAGTCATTGTGGAGGCGACCTTGAAATACCACCCTTTAACGTTTGATGTTCTAACGAAGTGCCTGAAACGGGTACTCGGACAGTGTCTGGTGGGTAGTTTGACTGGGGCGGTCTCCTCCCAAAGCGTAACGGAGGAGCACGAAGGTTTGCTAATGACGGTCGGACATCGTCAGGTTAGTGCAATGGTATAAGCAAGCTTAACTGCGAGACAGACAAGTCGAGCAGGTGCGAAAGCAGGTCATAGTGATCCGGTGGTTCTGAATGGAAGGGCCATCGCTCAACGGATAAAAGGTACTCCGGGGATAACAGGCTGATACCGCCCAAGAGTTCATATCGACGGCGGTGTTTGGCACCTCGATGTCGGCTCATCACATCCTGGGGCTGAAGTAGGTCCCAAGGGTATGGCTGTTCGCCATTTAAAGTGGTACGCGAGCTGGGTTTAGAACGTCGTGAGACAGTTCGGTCCCTATCTGCCGTGGGCGTTGGATGATTGATTGGGGCTGCTCCTAGTACGAGAGGACCGGAGTGGACGCATCACTGGTGTTCCAGTTGTCTCGCCAGAGGCATTGCTGGGTAGCTAAATGCGGAAGAGATAAGTGCTGAAAGCATCTAAGCACGAAACTTGCCAAGAGATGAGTCATCCCTGACTTTAAGTCAGTAAGGGTTGTTGTAGACTACGACGTAGATAGGTTGGGTGTGTAAGTGTAGTGATACATTGAGCTAACCAATACTAATTGCCCGAGAGGCTTAACCATACAACGCTCAAGTGTTTTTGGGTGTTGAGTGAGATGTTAGACGAAGACGAAGAAGAGAAAATTACTTTAGACAGCTTGTTTTTGATTAAAGTGCGAGAGTGAAGAAAGCACGAAGGAAGAACAGAAGAATAGAGAAGACATCAACCGAATATCTTGGCGGCGATAGTGCAGTGGACCCACCTAACTCCATGCCGAACTTAGAAGTGAAACGCTGTAACGCCGATGGTAGTGTGGGGCTTCCCCATGTGAGAGTAGGACACCGCCAGGTCTGAATGAGAAGAAACCTCAAGTAGAGATACTTGAGGTTTTTTTGTGTTTGGAGAGAGTGGGGATATGGGGAGAGTGTCATTCGCATAACAAGAAGTATAGTCATTACCCAAAAATCAAGCAGGACTAAGCAGTAATACAGTAATTAAGAAGCAATTAAGAAACAGCAATTAATGAGCAGTCAAGAGGCAATTAGGCAGGCTGTTTGGGGGAATCGTCGCTTTGTGCTTTATTCATAAATCTCAATGCCACCAGAACAAAGTACTTTTGCTACCGATTGGTTATTTTTAAATACTTCCACACCATTTTCATCCTAAGCTTTAGGATTGGTATAAAAAATATGATACGTATAATTACCACTTGTTAGCTCGTAGAAACGTTTTATTTCGATTGCGCCTTTCGTGATAACCCCTTTTATAATGTTTTCAATATGACTTGTTAGTGTAAGTTCTGGATTATTAAGATTTGCACCAAAGCGATAGATATAGACTTTATCATATTTGTTTAATTGAATGATTTTTCCTTGATTTGTTCTGTAAGTAAAGATGGGTTCTTCTTGTTGTTGAGAAGATTCCTGATAAGATTTATCCAACATAGGAATACTTGTATTAGCGGCATTAAGAGAAAAGCTGGCACAGACGAATGGAAGGAAAAAATATACTGACTTCATATTATGCTCCTTTTTTATTATGGGATCATAGAAAGTATGTGCATTTTTTCTTTAAACAAAAACGTTTATTTTTTTAGATGTTATAAAATGATATATCCATTTTTGTGGATAAAAAAGGGAAGCCATTGCTTCCCCTTTGTTTAATACGTTGTTCTTTGATGCTATGCATTTAAGATATTTTGAATTTCAGTCATGCTTAAGTGGTAACCATGTGGACAAGCATGCCAAACATCTAACATACGCATATATTTATCCCACATTGGGACTTGTGAGTCACAACCGTGTTCACAACGCATAAATTCTTGATATTTTCCTTCTACACCAGTGATGAAACGCAAATAATTTAAATATTTTTTCTCACGTACGGCACAATAACCCGCAAATTGTAAACGATGTGGTGTGAGAGCTGATTTATCACTCAGGTTGTTGTAAGACGTTTGTAAGGCGTTGTACATTTCTAAGGTATCTAATACAGTTTGGCATTCCTGTTCTGACACATCGGAAAATTCTTTATCTAATTCTTTGAGTTCTAAGGCAAATCCGCCTTTTACAATGGCTTCGAGGCGCTGATATTTTTGTGCATTTTGACTATCTAATAAGCCCATTAATTTATATTGGTTGGCCAAGATTAAACGTTGTGTCGATGTCATTTCCATAATGTATTCCTTTTAATCAATTTCATTTAAGATATCTTGAGCGAGATCCTGTTTTGGTGTGCTTACTTTGCCGTCTTTCACTCGATATTCAAGGTTTTGGAAATAAGCTTCACGGAAAGTAATATACGGATCTTGTGATTGTTCTAATAAGGCATCTTTATCTAATGCTTTAGCGCGACCGTCAATAATTTGTACGCCAGATTTTAAGAGTGACCAAGGTCCTAATAAAGATAACATTGGGTAGGTGGTATCCGCCAAATTACCAATGTCTTGGCGTGGTGTGGCTGGTCCATAAAGTGGTAGCATGACATAAGAACCAGTTTCAACCCCATAGCGTCCGAGTGTATCACCAAAACGGCTTTGATTTTCTACTCTTAACGGTGGGCTATAGCTTGCCACATCAATTAACCCACCGATACCAAATACCGTATTAATCCAAAAACGATTGAAGTGAGTCATCGCTTTTTTAAATTCACCTGAA
It contains:
- the hemG gene encoding menaquinone-dependent protoporphyrinogen IX dehydrogenase, with the protein product MKTLILYSSRDGQTKKIAEFIASKLSGDVQTQPLTEKTDITKADRIVIGASIRYGHFDKVLDKFVKKQTALLSQKPNAFFAVNLTARKAGKDTPETNVYVRKFLQRIDWQPHLAAVFAGALYYPRYSFFDRTMIRLIMKITGGETDTSKEIEYTDWQKVEFFTEQFEKLK
- a CDS encoding YfbU family protein produces the protein MEMTSTQRLILANQYKLMGLLDSQNAQKYQRLEAIVKGGFALELKELDKEFSDVSEQECQTVLDTLEMYNALQTSYNNLSDKSALTPHRLQFAGYCAVREKKYLNYLRFITGVEGKYQEFMRCEHGCDSQVPMWDKYMRMLDVWHACPHGYHLSMTEIQNILNA
- a CDS encoding VacJ family lipoprotein, with translation MKKTKRLVTLFLAATVLSGCATIDSKTGERKDPLEGFNRTMWDFNYKVVDPYLLKPVATGWKEYVPTPVKSGLTNVANNLDEPASFVNRLLSGEFKKAMTHFNRFWINTVFGIGGLIDVASYSPPLRVENQSRFGDTLGRYGVETGSYVMLPLYGPATPRQDIGNLADTTYPMLSLLGPWSLLKSGVQIIDGRAKALDKDALLEQSQDPYITFREAYFQNLEYRVKDGKVSTPKQDLAQDILNEID